The segment TGAAGAAATATTAATCATGAATCGTTCCGGTGTGCCGATCAAAACGTCAATGGAACGCCAAGACGCACTTCAACATGCCTGTCTTTATGAGAATTTGCGTGAAAAGTGTCAGGCTTTTCTATCAAAAATGGAGCCACCACAGCTCCTGACCATGTTGCGAGTCCGTACCAGATTCCACGAGGTCCTGCTAACACCTGATGGCAAGTGCAAAATCCAAAGGATACACATCTTAAGGTTGAGGATCTAAATCGTCATTCCtccaatttttaaataattgctCCTACATATATCTACGTTGTTAGTCATCC is part of the Drosophila miranda strain MSH22 chromosome Y unlocalized genomic scaffold, D.miranda_PacBio2.1 Contig_Y1_pilon, whole genome shotgun sequence genome and harbors:
- the LOC117190289 gene encoding dynein light chain roadblock-type 1-like, producing the protein MQAAETEPKRTKSYIYEVYRLLEEKPGVEEILIMNRSGVPIKTSMERQDALQHACLYENLREKCQAFLSKMEPPQLLTMLRVRTRFHEVLLTPDGKCKIQRIHILRLRI